From Papaver somniferum cultivar HN1 unplaced genomic scaffold, ASM357369v1 unplaced-scaffold_51, whole genome shotgun sequence:
NNNNNNNNNNNNNNNNNNNNNNNNNNNNNNNNNNNNNNNNNNNNNNNNNNNNNNNNNNNNNNNNNNNNNNNNNNNNNNNNNNNNNNNNNNNNNNNNNNNNNNNNNNNNNNNNNNNNNNNNNNNNNNNNNNNNNNNNNNNNNNNNNNNNNNNNNNNNNNNNNNNNNNNNNNNNNNNNNNNNNNNNNNNNNNNNNNNNNNNNNNNNNNNNNNNNNNNNNNNNNNNNNNNNNNNNNNNNNNNNNNNNNNNNNNNNNNNNNNNNNNNNNNNNNNNNNNNNNNNNNNNNNNNNNNNNNNNNNNNNNNNNNNNNNNNNNNNNNNNNNNNNNNNNNNNNNNNNNNNNNNNNNNNNNNNNNNNNNNNNNNNNNNNNNNNNNNNNNNNNNNNNNNNNNNNNNNNNNNNNNNNNNNNNNNNNNNNNNNNNNNNNNNNNNNNNNNNNNNNNNNNNNNNNNNNNNNNNNNNNNNNNNNNNNNNNNNNNNNNNNNNNNNNNNNNNNNNNNNNNNNNNNNNNNNNNNNNNNNNNNNNNNNNNNNNNNNNNNNNNNNNNNNNNNNNNNNNNNNNNNNNNNNNNNNNNNNNNNNNNNNNNNNNNNNNNNNNNNNNNNNNNNNNNNNNNNNNNNNNNNNNNNNNNNNNNNNNNNNNNNNNNNNNNNNNNNNNNNNNNNNNNNNNNNNNNNNNNNNNNNNNNNNNNNNNNNNNNNNNNNNNNNNNNNNNNNNNNNNNNNNNNNNNNNNNNNNNNNNNNNNNNNNNNNNNNNNNNNNNNNNNNNNNNNNNNNNNNNNNNNNNNNNNNNNNNNNNNNNNNNNNNNNNNNNNNNNNNNNNNNNNNNNNNNNNNNNNNNNNNNNNNNNNNNNNNNNNNNNNNNNNNNNNNNNNNNNNNNNNNNNNNNNNNNNNNNNNNNNNNNNNNNNNNNNNNNNNNNNNNNNNNNNNNNNNNNNNNNNNNNNNNNNNNNNNNNNNNNNNNNNNNNNNNNNNNNNNNNNNNNNNNNNNNNNNNNNNNNNNNNNNNNNNNNNNNNNNNNNNNNNNNNNNNNNNNNNNNNNNNNNNNNNNNNNNNNNNNNNNNNNNNNNNNNNNNNNNNNNNNNNNNNNNNNNNNNNNNNNNNNNNNNNNNNNNNNNNNNNNNNNNNNNNNNNNNNNNNNNNNNNNNNNNNNNNNNNNNNNNNNNNNNNNNNNNNNNNNNNNNNNNNNNNNNNNNNNNNNNNNNNNNNNNNNNNNNNNNNNNNNNNNNNNNNNNNNNNNNNNNNNNNNNCCTTTGAACTTTGCTAGGCtagaaagttcatgaactgaatcAATAATACTTCCTATGCTCTCAATGACTTCCATCAGTAGAGTAGTTGTTTGAATTTCCGGCATCAGCTCAAAGATGTTTGTATCCTCCAATTTACATGACTGTAGGGAAACTTTGATATTATCTGCGGCATCCGTTGAGTTGCTAAGATGTTTTAAAATAGATTCAGAATATGCCATCATCTTAATTGAATTTGATAATTCTTTTAATGCTTTCCCTAACTCTGTACTCACTGTCATATTTTCCTTTTGAATCATCTTACTTAATTCCACTGATTGGGTTTGAGAAGTTTTGATGGAGTTGCAAAGAGATTGAATCTTGTATGCACATTGACGAGTTACCATGTTGATCTTCAAATAGTGCTTCCATGGATGACCATATCTAAACTTTCCGTGTGGTGGCTCCCATCTTGCAAAATTAACAAGAGATTCTACAGCTGCCTTTGAGTTTATAACACTTTCACATCCAGGAAGGTGAAGTAAGTATTTGCTAGTGTTGTCATGAACTAGACCATCTCttccaattgcttctaataaatccCCAAGTTTTTCCATGTTGAGACAAGTTTGATTATGCAAATCTTCTCCAGCCCATACAGGATAAACAAAGACTGAGATCATCACACATATAAGACAACCGATCAAAACAGTGGAGAATCTGTGAAGAACCAATTCAAAGATTTCATCAATCCTGTAACCCGATACAGAAACTAAACTGAATGTTAATATGAAAGTTAAAACTCCGTAATCATATCTTGCTTTGATACCGGGAAAAAACCTAGAAAAGGACCCGACAGCGGCCAATAAGAATACAAAAGAACCGAGAAGAATGGGTTCTCCTCCCTTTCCGGCTAGGTCTGCTAGGTGATGAATAGCAACCCCTAAACCAGCACCTGCAAATGTTGCGATTGCCCTGTTCATTCCTTTACCCAAAGTGGCACCAACACTAAACTCAAAAACGACAACCACTGTTAAGATTGCACACATTGTTGCAGACTTGAATCCACCATAAATGGGACTAAAATAGAAGAGAATAGCGACCAATGCTAGGGTTATTCCAACTTTCAAGGAGTGAATTAGTCTTCTTGGATCGTCTCTCCCCAATTTTTCTACTTTACCCTCAAATTTGGTTCCACTTTGTATGAGCTTCCCAATGAAACCCTTAAACCATTCAAACCCACTTTCTAAATATCTGCCATTGTTGCTCTGTGAATCAAATTTCCCTGATTCAATATCCATTTTTGATGAATGAAGTATAGAAGATTGAACAGGGATTTTAAGAGAAATTGGTGAGGGAGTTGCAGAAGATTGATGAGTGATTTagagaagaagattgaagaaagaaAGGTGAGGGATAATGTAGGATTATGATGAACTGTGGATCTATAGGGAGATCAGACGATAATATATAAGAAATATGAAAGCGTGTTCTGTTTAGAAATTTGAAATAGGGCAGCGTGAAAAAGGAAACTTGGCAAGAATTAGAAGTCGGAAGGTAGATGTCCGTTGCAGAACTTGGAAGTTCAAGAAATAGAAACCTTCTCTTAGCAAATTCAAAAGTGCCAGCCATAATCTTGCTGTGTGCCCCCTAAGAAAATAAACCAATGCTTT
This genomic window contains:
- the LOC113342983 gene encoding aluminum-activated malate transporter 2-like, producing the protein MDIESGKFDSQSNNGRYLESGFEWFKGFIGKLIQSGTKFEGKVEKLGRDDPRRLIHSLKVGITLALVAILFYFSPIYGGFKSATMCAILTVVVVFEFSVGATLGKGMNRAIATFAGAGLGVAIHHLADLAGKGGEPILLGSFVFLLAAVGSFSRFFPGIKARYDYGVLTFILTFSLVSVSGYRIDEIFELVLHRFSTVLIGCLICVMISVFVYPVWAGEDLHNQTCLNMEKLGDLLEAIGRDGLVHDNTSKYLLHLPGCESVINSKAAVESLVNFARWEPPHGKFRYGHPWKHYLKINMVTRQCAYKIQSLCNSIKTSQTQSVELSKMIQKENMTVSTELGKALKELSNSIKMMAYSESILKHLSNSTDAADNIKVSLQSCKLEDTNIFELMPEIQTTTLLMEVIESIGSIIDSNGKIVFMDPGYVVVYDPKHESAIERKLDRFANLISEVNYSESLVSASSGTYTGKEQIEEKVNGVDESGSVIINETIALSHGQRLWYFVLGLEPIISSMIPCSRNVRQTQKPMSTDYSLAVIALESLTGNSPGEAMHGVGLPQW